The genome window TTGGGTAAGGAGACCATTATACCTCTCAGTAGTGGTCTAAAAACCATTGAAGTTACATTTAACAACTGCTGCATCTACAGGATTGTTTCTTTTGCTGACTATGTGGAGGATTTGGGTCATCCATACAAGTGGGTTCAGAATCTTGGAGGGCTACATTTTCCAAGTGATTCTTCAGaggtgtgtgttggtgtgcatATTACATTTACAATATCAGGGTTTGCCCCAGAAAACCTAAATATAAATTTATTATGGacttcattcatttgaatgctAGGTGCAGGGGGTAACAGTAATTTGTCTTGGACAGGGCTTGTACACTAATACACGATTAGCAAATTTAATGTCTTGACTTTTGTCTAGGGTATGCTGGTGGGCAGTTCTTTAAGTGCTAGCCACATGGAGAACACCATGAAGCTTCTGAGGAGCCGAGTTCTGTCCCGCTTGGCTCTGCATAAGCAGTTTGCGTCTTTAGGTAAAGCAACATTGCCATCAACCATGCACACAAAGTGCGCCAAGTGAAGAGCCTTTTAATTGTGGTTGTTTTATTCCCCTTCATAGAGAACAACATCATCCCTGTTACCACTGAGTGTCTGCACCTCTTTCCAGCCAAGATTATTTCCCGTTTAGCTCAATGGACCACCCTTACGCATGAGGAGTATGTGGTAAGTGTTCAAAATTACCCATACACGGTAGCCAAACCAAACCAACCCCCTAAGaaagtgttctttttttgttcgtttgttttaggggtgtttttatttttcatttatggtTTGTgtatttgaattcatttttttagtaaTGCCAGTAATGCATATCTTTTCTAGGATCTGACATTTACACGTCATGTGACTGATGCCGGTCTGGCAAAAGAGACTGATATGTATTTTACTGGAGTTTTTGAAAGAGGCACAGGTACCCCTTTTTGTTGCTTGATTCAAAGAAGATTTTCCTAGATACAAATTTAACAATCtgtgttatttttaattttttcttatAGCTACTCTCCAGGCCGCAGTAGTGCTGAATCCCCGTTACCCTGAAATCTCTCCTCTCTTCTCCCTCTCGCTCAGCTGGAAGGGAGAGCGCAGTGGGCGCACTGATGACAACCTTAGGGTAAAGCCCTTTTTAACACAAAATTGTTCTCctgtacaaaaaaagacaagataaGAGATTTTTCTTATGTTTATAGGCCATGGAGGCTGAGGTGAACGTGTTCAAAAAGGAACTACAAGGCCCACGTCTAGGCTACCAGCTCTTGACCAATCAGATTTTAcgtctgtgtgtctgtttggATGTCTACCTGGAGACTGAAGATCAGGATGACGGCGTGGAAGGACCACGGGAGTTTCCTCGCGAAAAGATGTGCCTCCGTACTGTCAAGTGTGTACTTAAAAGAATAAAATTTCCAATTCTCTGATGTCCACTTAATTCTGActtgttgtctttttgtttcCCAGGGGTCCAAATCGTCTAAAACCGTTCAAATACAACCATCCTCTGGGCCTCTTCAGTCATCGCTAAAAGTATTCCTGCAATTCCTTTAACATTTTTACTCATACCAACTATTGGAAGCATTTTAGATCaactaaacattttttatgaaatattCCAATCATTTGAAAGTAAAAGAGGACCTTATTTTGGTGAAAATAAAGGttggaactgtttttaaactctcaaaattgattttttttttattcttactgCACCTCACTGCAATGCTATTTATAGAATGTGTTCATGGGATAGATCTCAGAAAAGGTTGAATGGGACAGTTCAATCAAGCGACTTGGAGTAAGGTTTTGATTCCAGCAATGGCTTCTGTTGTGTTACTGATGGCGTGAAGGAAATCGTGACTATGCCGCACAGATCCTCATTTGTACATGACCGTGGTTGGCAGGACGTGAGAAACGGGTGCAGCGTTTCCACCCCCTCCTCTGCAATGCAGGCAAGTATGCACCACTGACTGCTCAGACGACATTtcctttgaccaattttaaccAAAGCTTAGCGTAAGATAGCTTTCCCTcaaccaaaacatgtttttaatcattctttatttttgttttgtgttgcaTATATTCATGTCGCATTATTATTATACACATTAAAGTCATCAGAGCATTGCAAGTCAGAGGAATGACATCTCAATTTGTGAAGAGAAATAAAGTGCACAATAAGCATCCACGTCTGTCAGACTATTTTCCTATCATAgcaaatatattcatatttgtgtACAATAAtgtatattcaaatatatttggGCTCAATATGTTTAGCTGGCCATTTGTCCTTAAAGGCTAGTGCAGGTACAGTGAAAATGCACTTTTTATTGAAAGGCAAATGTCccgttcacatttttttaaaagcttgaTAAACCTGGCTACAGGGGTACTAGCATTAATGGTGCCTACAAGGGCCAATAGAAATTAAGATTGCTTATGATTGAGCAAATTTCCTGGCTGCTCTCACCCGTATTTTTTTGTGGTCCTTACTCATCACTTACTGGGTTTTTCTTCCTTTCTGTCTTTGGGCTCAGCGGCAGGAGATTTATCCACCTTCCCTCCGTCGTCCGGTCCTTTACTTGTCTCCTTCTTCTCTTCCGGTTTCTTAACTGGTGGTTTTTCAGGTTCAGCTTTGGAGGTAGGTTTATCCTCCCGCTTTTTCTCTGTTTTCTCTGCCTCAGCCAGTTTAGGAGCAGGGGGCTTTGCAATAGTGTTAGAAGATTCGTCTTTAGGTTTTAAGGCTGGAGCTTTGCTCTCAGCAGGCTTTGAAGGTTTTGGAGATTCTTCCTTCTTTGGAACCTCGGCTGTTGGGCTCGGTTTCTTTGCGTCGGGTGTGTTGTCATCGGTTTTATTCTCGGTTTCTTTTTGGTTCTCTTTCTCATCCTTCTTAAACGATGGATCCCTCGTTTCGTCTTTAGCGGGTAGAGGTTTgtcttttttctcctctttAGTTTCGTCTTTGGGAGCAGGGATAGACTTGACCTCCTTTTCCTGAGGTTCAGGGGTCTTGGGAAGTGGAGATTTAGGCCGAGGGGATTTGCTTGGAGGAGATTTGGATTTTGGTGACTTTTCGGGAGATTTGGCCGGTGGCGATTTGGATTTAGGGGAATTCGGAACTTTCTCTGATTCGGTGGGTGATTTCGGCCGAGGAGAATTGGGAACTTTCTTTGGCGATTTGGTCACCTCTTCTTGCTCATCTCCATCCTCTcctttattttcctctttttcctcgactttatttttttcatcctctTCCTTTTCTCCCAACTCGTCTTCTTTAGCTTCCTCAccatcttcatcttcttctgCCTCCTCGGTCACCTCTGTGACCTGGGTCTCGTCTGTCTGCTCTTGAACAATCACTTTATCATCTTTCACTTTCAAATGCACTGAAATTCTGTTATCCAGGTAGGAATACGGACTTCCTGACACAAGACGACTCTCTTCACCTTCCAGTAGCTTCCTGTTTTTGGAGACAATGTTGAACCACAGATGATCACCAAAAGTGGGATGAAAACAACTGCATTAGGAAGTTAGAAAACCAACCTGTAAGCAGCAATTTCAATATCGAGAGCCATCTTTACATTCAGTAGGTCCTGATAATCCTTTAGTTGGCTACCCATCTCccattttccctttttcagCTCAGAGTCCAGATGATTGATGGTCTCCTGCGGGATAAACAACACATGATATGACACACAGattcacattattttttgtgCGATTTGTTCTGGTCTTGCCTGGAAGGAATCGAGGTCTTCATGATGTCTGTCCTCGCTATCCAGAAACTGCCTCTCCAGGGCTTCCTTGGTTCCTCGGAGAGTCTCCAGCTCGATGGTGCGACTCTGGAGCTGATGACGATATTCAAGGATCTCCTCTTGGGCCCCCCGGATGGCATTTTGGTTGGACTTGGCTGCCTCTGTCAGATGCTCCATGCGCCCTATGAAAACAAATGTTGAATGTGAAATGTTTGGTGAATCCCAAACTATACATGATACTACTTATTTCGAAGCATTTTTATTCACTGTGTGCGACTCGCCTAGTCAGCACAACAATTTTCTTTTTAGGCCCTTTAAAGAAGGCTTTAAAACTTGCATTCCCCTTTACCTTTGAACCAGTCCTCGGTTTGCATGGCATTCTTGGAGGCATGGCAGTCGAGCTGCGCTCGAATCTCCCGCAGGGCTCCGGTCACGTCCACTTTGTGCATGTCAGGCATGTCAAATGTCATCTGCACGGAAAAGTGCAGTAATTAAGTTACTATGACCGTATTTAGCAGTAGTACAAGTGACAGGCATTTTTCAACGGATACATTGGGATTCGCTGTATTAGGAAAAAATACTGTCCAAAAAAGTGTTCTTGGTTTGCCGTATGTAcatagtattctttttttttaaaaatcagaaatGTCATACGTCTGCAATGTTGCTGGTCACATCATTGCTCTGGTTTCCTTAGGAGGGATGTTAAATCTGTGAACTCATAAGTATAAATCTTGGGCTTCCTCAATTAATCGGCGAATAGACAATTAATTATCAACTGAATCGCcgattcatatttttatgacttctattcattccaaatgttaaaaaagggggaacatTAAATTTTATCCTTTTTTGGACATCAAGGTCAATGGAAATGGgatatgatttttattttaacgaCAAATGGAGGAGATTATTTCTATTTAGACAAAATCACAGCTGCTCAATAGGGGGCCAATTACACAGGTGTGCAGGAATGCCACTTCGGATAAAGcgggagaagatgagatgagatgagatgagctccAACGGTTAGCCTTACCTGTGCGCCCTGAATCTGCGCCAGGAACTCGGCCACCTCTTCCTCGTGGTTCCGCTTGAGAAAAGCGGCTTCGTCGTCCAGGGCGCCGAGCTTCTTGTCCAGTTCCAGGCGGACCAGCCCGCACTCATCCGCGTACTTCTTCAGAGCCCGGGCGGCCGCGTCCAACTCCTCCCGGCTCCGCGCCTCCTCTTCCAGGCGGGCCCGGAGCCTCTGGAAGTCGTCCTCCAGGCGTCCGTATTCCACGGTCGCGAGTCCAGTTTCGCGACCGAGTTGCTTTACGAGCCCCCGGAGGTCTTCCAGCTCGCGCTCGTAGTATTCTCCCACCGAAGCTCGGCCACTTTGGTTGTGTCGCAGCGCCGCCGCTTCGGCTTCAAGGTTGCGATTGTGGTTCTCCAGGCTGCGCACCTTGTCGATGTAGCCGGCGAAGCGGTCATTGAGCGCCTGTAGGATCTCCTTCTCGCTCCTGTTGGACGCGTCCCAGGTCAATGTATCCCCGGATGGCTGGCTGTTGGCGAGGCGGCGGCGCTGCGAGTGGAAGCCGCTGGAGGACGCCGAAGCTGGGCGAGCCTTGCGGAGCCCGCCAGAGCCGAAAAAGTGGCTTTCCACGGTGAAACTCATGATGGAGTCAGACTGCAGCAAAGAGGGGTGAGCGTCCGCTTTATATACGAGGGCAGGGAAAGACACGAGTCAGCATCACAGCTTTTTGTAGACACAC of Stigmatopora argus isolate UIUO_Sarg chromosome 5, RoL_Sarg_1.0, whole genome shotgun sequence contains these proteins:
- the LOC144073914 gene encoding neurofilament medium polypeptide-like; the protein is MSFTVESHFFGSGGLRKARPASASSSGFHSQRRRLANSQPSGDTLTWDASNRSEKEILQALNDRFAGYIDKVRSLENHNRNLEAEAAALRHNQSGRASVGEYYERELEDLRGLVKQLGRETGLATVEYGRLEDDFQRLRARLEEEARSREELDAAARALKKYADECGLVRLELDKKLGALDDEAAFLKRNHEEEVAEFLAQIQGAQMTFDMPDMHKVDVTGALREIRAQLDCHASKNAMQTEDWFKGRMEHLTEAAKSNQNAIRGAQEEILEYRHQLQSRTIELETLRGTKEALERQFLDSEDRHHEDLDSFQETINHLDSELKKGKWEMGSQLKDYQDLLNVKMALDIEIAAYRKLLEGEESRLVSGSPYSYLDNRISVHLKVKDDKVIVQEQTDETQVTEVTEEAEEDEDGEEAKEDELGEKEEDEKNKVEEKEENKGEDGDEQEEVTKSPKKVPNSPRPKSPTESEKVPNSPKSKSPPAKSPEKSPKSKSPPSKSPRPKSPLPKTPEPQEKEVKSIPAPKDETKEEKKDKPLPAKDETRDPSFKKDEKENQKETENKTDDNTPDAKKPSPTAEVPKKEESPKPSKPAESKAPALKPKDESSNTIAKPPAPKLAEAEKTEKKREDKPTSKAEPEKPPVKKPEEKKETSKGPDDGGKVDKSPAAEPKDRKEEKPSK